One Gloeothece verrucosa PCC 7822 DNA window includes the following coding sequences:
- a CDS encoding glycogen/starch/alpha-glucan phosphorylase — protein MNPPLNQMLQSQIQIEDDRTGLSIETLRRAIADNLFYIQGKFPAIATKHDYYMALAYTVRDRLLHRWLNTLEVYLKQDVKLVCYLSAEYLVGPHLVNNLINLGIYEQIRQAVEESGLNLQQLINTEEEPGLGNGGLGRLASCYMDSLASLEIPAIGYGIRYEFGIFDQEIKDGWQVEITDKWLQDGNPWEIARPEAAVSVKFGGHTESYLDDQGNYRVRWLPEYIVKGIPYDTPILGYKVNTANSMRLWTSEACESFDFQRFNVGDYYGAVDRKVFSENLTKVLYPNDEPIKGKELRLQQQYFFVSCSLQDMIRIHLNEGNTLDNFAEKFAVQLNDTHPSIGVAELMRLLIDVHYYPWEKAWEITEKTFGFTNHTLLPEALERWPLGLFGHLLPRHLEIIYEINKRFLDQVRLKYPGNNEKLSSLSLIDERGDKYVRMAHLACVGSHKINGVAQLHSELLKKTLLKDFYELLPEKFTNVTNGVTPRRWMVVSNPELSQLISSKIGENWIKNLDELRKLEGFIDDGGFRQQWREVKRKVKQDLAQYIHDKLGIIVSPDSLFDVQVKRLHEYKRQHLNVLHIITLYNRIKQNPNLDITPRTFIFGGKAAPGYHQAKLIIKLINSVGDIVNHDPEIGERLKVVFLPDYNVTLGQRVYPAADLSEQISTAGKEASGTGNMKFSLNGALTIGTFDGANIEIREEVGEENFFLFGLKTEEIDQLRAQGYNPQDYYNSNPELKAAIDLINSGFFSHGDGGLFQLLINSLLYLDHYLLFADYQSYLDCQERVSQAYKDQEHWTRMSILNTARMGKFSSDRSIREYCDKIWNTSPVPIQMKDYVQADGLLKVH, from the coding sequence ATGAATCCACCGCTCAATCAAATGCTGCAATCCCAAATTCAAATCGAGGATGATCGTACCGGATTAAGCATTGAAACCCTCAGACGGGCAATAGCCGATAATTTATTTTACATCCAAGGCAAATTTCCGGCGATAGCTACAAAACATGATTATTATATGGCTTTAGCTTACACAGTACGAGATCGCCTACTGCACCGATGGCTCAATACTCTTGAAGTATATCTAAAGCAAGATGTAAAATTAGTCTGCTATCTTTCGGCAGAATATTTAGTTGGGCCTCACTTAGTTAATAATTTAATTAACTTAGGAATTTATGAGCAAATTCGCCAAGCAGTAGAAGAGTCTGGACTGAATTTACAACAATTAATTAATACAGAAGAAGAACCCGGGTTAGGGAATGGAGGATTAGGGCGTTTAGCTTCTTGTTATATGGATTCTTTGGCTAGTTTAGAAATTCCTGCGATTGGATATGGTATCCGCTACGAATTTGGAATTTTTGATCAAGAAATCAAAGATGGTTGGCAAGTTGAAATCACCGATAAATGGTTACAAGATGGGAACCCTTGGGAAATTGCTCGTCCGGAAGCGGCTGTTTCGGTTAAATTTGGTGGACATACCGAATCTTATTTAGATGATCAGGGTAACTATCGAGTGCGTTGGCTACCTGAATATATTGTTAAAGGTATTCCCTATGATACGCCTATTCTAGGTTATAAAGTTAATACCGCTAATAGTATGCGGCTTTGGACCTCAGAAGCTTGTGAATCTTTTGATTTTCAACGCTTTAATGTGGGCGACTATTACGGCGCAGTAGATAGAAAAGTCTTTTCGGAAAATTTGACTAAAGTTCTTTATCCTAATGATGAACCGATCAAAGGCAAAGAACTCCGTTTACAGCAGCAATATTTTTTTGTATCTTGTTCTCTACAAGATATGATTAGAATTCATTTAAATGAAGGAAATACCTTAGATAATTTCGCTGAAAAATTTGCCGTTCAACTCAATGATACTCATCCTTCTATTGGCGTGGCGGAATTGATGCGCTTGTTAATCGATGTGCATTATTACCCTTGGGAAAAAGCTTGGGAGATTACGGAAAAAACCTTTGGTTTTACTAACCATACTCTTTTACCTGAAGCTTTAGAAAGATGGCCTTTAGGTCTTTTTGGTCATCTTCTCCCCCGACATCTAGAAATTATTTACGAAATTAATAAACGTTTCCTCGATCAAGTGCGGCTGAAATATCCTGGCAATAATGAGAAGTTATCTAGTTTGTCTTTGATTGATGAAAGAGGTGATAAATATGTCCGCATGGCCCATTTAGCTTGTGTCGGTTCTCATAAAATTAATGGGGTAGCACAATTACATTCTGAACTGCTGAAAAAAACTCTGTTAAAAGATTTTTATGAACTCTTGCCCGAAAAATTTACCAATGTTACTAATGGGGTAACCCCTCGCCGTTGGATGGTGGTGAGTAACCCGGAATTGTCGCAATTAATTAGCTCTAAAATAGGCGAAAATTGGATTAAAAATTTGGATGAGTTAAGAAAGTTAGAGGGGTTTATAGATGATGGCGGTTTTCGTCAACAATGGCGCGAGGTTAAACGGAAAGTTAAGCAAGATTTAGCGCAATATATTCACGATAAATTAGGTATAATTGTTTCTCCCGATTCTTTGTTTGATGTTCAGGTTAAACGTCTTCATGAGTATAAGCGTCAACATTTAAATGTGTTACATATTATCACGCTTTATAACCGCATCAAACAAAATCCGAATTTAGATATTACCCCTAGGACGTTTATTTTTGGCGGAAAAGCCGCCCCCGGATATCATCAGGCTAAGTTGATTATTAAATTGATTAACTCGGTGGGTGATATCGTCAATCATGATCCTGAAATCGGGGAGCGATTAAAAGTAGTATTTTTGCCGGATTATAATGTTACCTTGGGTCAACGAGTTTATCCAGCCGCCGATTTATCGGAGCAAATTTCTACGGCGGGTAAGGAAGCATCGGGCACAGGAAACATGAAATTTTCCCTAAATGGGGCTTTAACTATCGGAACTTTTGATGGTGCTAATATCGAAATTCGTGAAGAAGTTGGGGAAGAAAATTTCTTTTTGTTTGGCTTAAAAACTGAAGAGATTGATCAGTTACGCGCGCAGGGATACAATCCGCAGGATTATTACAATTCTAATCCTGAACTTAAAGCGGCGATTGATTTAATTAATTCTGGATTTTTCTCTCATGGAGATGGTGGATTATTCCAACTTTTAATTAATTCTCTACTGTATTTGGATCATTATCTGCTGTTTGCTGACTATCAATCTTATTTAGACTGTCAAGAAAGAGTCTCTCAGGCATATAAAGATCAGGAACATTGGACAAGGATGTCTATTCTCAATACAGCGCGGATGGGGAAATTTTCCTCAGATCGTTCTATTCGAGAATACTGTGACAAAATTTGGAACACGTCGCCGGTTCCTATTCAAATGAAGGATTATGTTCAAGCTGATGGCCTGTTGAAAGTGCATTAA
- a CDS encoding EVE domain-containing protein, whose amino-acid sequence MTNYWLMKSEPNVYSITDLKKEGKTIWDGVRNYQARNFLRQMQPGDLCFFYHSNVTPPGIVGLMQVVESDVIDPTQFDSQSPYYDAQSCLESPRWQTVIVEFVKVFPEMISLTTLKQMFHQEELLLIRRGNRLSVMPVAKKVADQILQIAQQ is encoded by the coding sequence ATGACCAATTACTGGTTAATGAAATCAGAACCGAATGTCTATAGTATTACCGACCTCAAAAAAGAGGGTAAAACCATCTGGGATGGGGTACGTAATTATCAAGCGAGAAACTTTTTGCGGCAAATGCAACCCGGAGATTTATGTTTTTTTTATCACTCTAATGTCACGCCTCCTGGCATAGTTGGACTGATGCAAGTGGTAGAAAGTGATGTTATTGATCCGACTCAGTTTGATTCTCAAAGTCCTTATTATGATGCACAGTCTTGCTTAGAGTCTCCTCGATGGCAAACGGTTATTGTGGAGTTTGTTAAGGTATTTCCTGAAATGATTTCTTTGACCACTCTTAAGCAAATGTTTCATCAGGAAGAATTGTTACTTATTCGCCGAGGAAATCGCTTATCTGTGATGCCTGTTGCCAAAAAAGTTGCTGATCAAATATTGCAAATTGCTCAACAATAA
- a CDS encoding GerMN domain-containing protein, whose amino-acid sequence MKNLRDSHNLSFASLAAVGLALVVTGGTFAWVTINKLTSSTSNPNTPIATNTYKPVKPAVVESHLSTQKQLQQKTAKPQQHSVAVYWLKLTPTETKLQPMPVSQQKSNDKNQLLTEAFKELLAGPNDPNYTTTIPEGTKLLGLKVDKKGVHVDLSEEFNADGGSAEMIGRLAQVIYTATSFDPKIPVWISVGGKPLELLGEGQGLMVDQPMTQQLFIENFQL is encoded by the coding sequence ATGAAAAATCTACGCGATAGCCATAATTTATCTTTTGCGTCACTAGCCGCAGTCGGTTTAGCTTTAGTGGTAACAGGAGGGACTTTCGCTTGGGTTACCATCAATAAACTCACCTCTTCCACCTCTAACCCCAATACCCCGATCGCGACTAATACATATAAACCGGTTAAACCTGCGGTTGTGGAATCCCACCTCTCCACTCAAAAACAGCTACAGCAAAAGACTGCCAAACCTCAACAACACTCAGTGGCCGTTTATTGGCTCAAACTTACCCCAACCGAAACCAAATTACAACCGATGCCGGTTTCGCAGCAAAAATCCAACGATAAAAATCAACTTTTAACCGAGGCGTTTAAAGAGTTATTAGCCGGACCGAATGACCCTAACTACACGACAACCATTCCCGAAGGAACCAAGCTATTAGGCTTAAAAGTCGATAAAAAAGGGGTTCATGTTGACCTTTCTGAAGAATTCAACGCTGATGGGGGTTCAGCAGAAATGATAGGACGTTTAGCTCAAGTGATCTATACAGCAACTAGCTTTGATCCTAAAATTCCTGTTTGGATTTCAGTAGGGGGAAAACCTTTAGAACTGTTGGGAGAAGGACAGGGGTTAATGGTAGATCAGCCTATGACTCAACAACTATTTATAGAAAATTTTCAACTTTAG
- a CDS encoding LmeA family phospholipid-binding protein gives MEWLAIILAAVLTGLSPAGLVLDQVVANRIRASLKDVEQLAVRIDNVPTTQILGGKIDRVRIASRGVYPIEGVRIEAIELETDALDVSLQRFRKGGKDAFVEALRQPAQLAIKLIINETDINQALESPKIKSQLQKLVNRLVPNQDDVQLQFALSNVHLEFLDNNRIRTEIKLQKANPENEDPALQGGSSNQPAANPALDLVLEAGLNVISGRTLQITDLTGSLNGRKLSTRLLSGFVEGLNQQLDLGRLEKKENILARILQLNITDSEITIATFIRVNPKETRGASRVP, from the coding sequence ATGGAATGGTTAGCAATAATTTTAGCTGCCGTACTGACAGGTCTTTCTCCGGCAGGATTAGTGTTAGATCAAGTTGTTGCCAATAGAATACGCGCTTCCTTAAAAGATGTAGAACAATTAGCGGTGCGTATTGATAATGTCCCTACCACTCAAATTTTAGGCGGAAAAATTGACCGAGTTCGCATTGCTAGTCGTGGGGTTTATCCCATAGAGGGTGTGAGAATTGAAGCCATCGAGTTAGAAACCGATGCTCTCGATGTTAGTTTACAGCGCTTTAGGAAAGGGGGTAAAGATGCCTTTGTAGAAGCTCTGCGTCAACCCGCTCAATTGGCGATCAAACTCATTATTAATGAAACCGATATTAATCAGGCTCTCGAGTCTCCTAAAATTAAATCCCAGTTACAAAAATTAGTCAATCGTTTAGTTCCCAATCAAGATGATGTACAACTTCAATTTGCTCTAAGCAATGTTCATCTAGAGTTTTTAGACAATAATCGTATCCGAACCGAGATTAAACTCCAAAAAGCCAATCCTGAAAATGAAGACCCTGCCCTTCAAGGAGGAAGTTCAAATCAACCGGCGGCAAATCCGGCTCTAGATTTAGTTTTAGAAGCCGGATTAAATGTCATTTCAGGACGCACCCTACAAATCACTGACCTGACAGGAAGCCTTAATGGACGAAAACTTTCCACAAGATTACTCAGTGGGTTTGTGGAGGGGTTGAACCAGCAATTAGACCTTGGTAGACTAGAAAAAAAAGAAAATATTTTAGCTAGAATTCTACAACTGAATATCACAGACTCCGAAATCACTATAGCCACTTTTATTCGTGTAAATCCCAAAGAAACTAGGGGTGCCAGCAGAGTCCCCTAA
- a CDS encoding DedA family protein, with the protein MSVELLSLDNLQEIASQYGYWAVFIGIALENTGIPLPGETITIVGGFLAGSGELNYWIVLASTIAGAVLGDNFGYWIGRTGGWPLLLRIGKFFKISEKQLEEARRQFSKNAASAVFLGRFVTLLRIFAGPMAGIAQMRYSHFLLCNFAGAALWAVTIITLSFFLGRIIPLAQVVHLIAEFGFLTLLVVLVGIIIALWWESRKPKLKVEE; encoded by the coding sequence ATGTCTGTAGAGCTTCTATCACTTGACAACCTTCAGGAAATTGCTAGTCAATACGGTTATTGGGCTGTATTTATTGGCATTGCCTTAGAAAATACAGGAATACCTCTCCCGGGAGAGACTATCACTATCGTTGGCGGGTTTCTCGCCGGTAGCGGGGAACTTAACTATTGGATAGTGTTAGCCAGTACCATCGCCGGGGCAGTCCTGGGCGATAACTTTGGTTATTGGATAGGTAGAACAGGCGGCTGGCCCTTGTTACTGCGTATAGGAAAATTCTTTAAAATTTCAGAAAAACAATTAGAAGAAGCCCGACGGCAGTTTAGTAAGAATGCCGCTAGTGCTGTCTTTTTGGGTCGCTTCGTTACTCTGTTAAGAATTTTTGCCGGGCCCATGGCCGGAATAGCTCAAATGCGTTATTCCCATTTCTTATTGTGTAATTTCGCAGGAGCGGCACTTTGGGCAGTTACGATTATCACGTTATCCTTTTTCTTAGGACGAATTATTCCTTTAGCGCAAGTAGTCCATCTGATCGCCGAATTTGGCTTTTTAACTTTATTGGTGGTCTTAGTTGGGATTATTATTGCTCTCTGGTGGGAATCGCGCAAACCTAAGTTAAAAGTAGAAGAATAA
- a CDS encoding Ycf34 family protein → MCICVNCYFVDRCITYNAVETQHQQPHLTENPDFEPTEPSINVNIRPKQDYIEMEWDVVGCQSFLRETGKWAKLRPGEAVPT, encoded by the coding sequence ATGTGTATTTGTGTAAACTGCTATTTTGTTGATCGTTGCATAACCTACAACGCAGTAGAAACCCAACATCAACAACCCCACTTAACCGAAAATCCCGACTTTGAACCGACTGAACCCAGCATTAACGTTAATATTCGTCCAAAACAAGATTATATCGAAATGGAATGGGATGTAGTGGGTTGTCAGAGTTTCCTGCGAGAAACCGGCAAATGGGCTAAACTTCGTCCGGGTGAAGCCGTCCCAACTTAG
- a CDS encoding CCA tRNA nucleotidyltransferase, with product MSWQNRLSCLLTHELPFNLDLLPPHACLVGGAVRDALLNRQRDYLDLDFVVPQLAVETAREIAKTCHAGFVILDQQRQIARIVFTDATVDFALQEGETVESDLHRRDFTINAIAYNPHTSELIDPLNGLKDLEQGILRMVSQSNLEDDPLRLLRAYRQAAQLHLTIEPTTRSTIALLAPLLSQVAAERVQTELGYLLSHPQGTYWLIEAWKDGILQPWLKNITSEKVQLLTQIEPSAQALQKHFNRQFDRNQDLILAKLTCLVSGDSQVAELELMDLKYSRAEIRTVTTALKYLPELQQTPHLMSLREQYFFFLHCGKVFPIIAILAMAHGVEQKSLFPIIKRYLDPSDPVAHPQCLVTGNDLMRDLNLNPSPLIGQLLTEIQIAQIEQKIGTVDEALNFAQDLANSRQDKF from the coding sequence ATGTCTTGGCAAAATCGCTTATCTTGCCTGTTAACCCATGAATTACCTTTTAATCTAGATTTACTACCACCTCATGCCTGTTTAGTGGGTGGAGCGGTTAGAGATGCCTTATTAAACCGACAGCGAGACTATCTCGACTTAGATTTTGTGGTTCCCCAGTTGGCGGTAGAAACAGCACGTGAAATTGCCAAGACTTGTCATGCGGGTTTTGTGATTTTGGATCAGCAGCGACAAATTGCTAGAATCGTTTTTACTGATGCTACTGTCGACTTTGCTCTCCAAGAAGGTGAAACGGTAGAATCTGACCTCCATAGACGAGACTTTACCATTAATGCCATCGCTTATAACCCTCATACCTCAGAATTAATCGATCCTCTTAATGGTTTAAAAGATTTAGAACAAGGCATCCTGAGAATGGTATCTCAGTCAAATTTAGAAGATGATCCTCTTCGTTTATTAAGAGCTTATCGTCAAGCGGCTCAACTTCATTTAACCATTGAACCTACTACTCGTTCAACCATAGCCCTTTTAGCTCCTTTGTTAAGTCAGGTTGCCGCAGAAAGGGTACAAACGGAATTAGGGTATTTATTGAGTCATCCTCAAGGGACTTATTGGTTAATAGAAGCTTGGAAAGATGGAATACTCCAACCCTGGTTAAAAAATATTACTTCTGAAAAAGTTCAGTTACTCACTCAAATTGAACCGTCTGCCCAAGCCTTACAAAAACATTTTAATCGACAGTTCGACCGTAACCAAGATTTAATCTTAGCCAAATTAACTTGTCTAGTTTCTGGTGACTCACAAGTAGCAGAATTAGAATTAATGGACTTAAAATATTCTCGCGCTGAAATTCGCACTGTTACCACTGCCTTAAAGTATCTTCCCGAACTTCAACAAACTCCTCACCTAATGAGTCTAAGGGAACAGTATTTTTTCTTTTTGCACTGTGGCAAGGTTTTTCCTATTATTGCTATCTTAGCTATGGCTCACGGAGTTGAACAAAAAAGCCTTTTTCCTATCATTAAACGTTATTTAGATCCTTCAGATCCAGTAGCCCATCCTCAATGCTTAGTGACAGGTAACGATCTAATGCGGGATCTTAACCTTAATCCTAGTCCTCTGATTGGCCAACTTTTAACTGAAATTCAAATTGCTCAAATCGAACAAAAAATTGGTACAGTAGATGAAGCTCTAAATTTTGCTCAAGATTTAGCCAATTCTCGCCAAGATAAATTTTAA